Genomic DNA from Amycolatopsis alba DSM 44262:
GCAGGCCGCGATCGGCCAGCCCGATCAGCGCCTCGCGCAACGGTGTCCGGCTGACGCCCAGCTCGCGGGCGAGGTGCACCTCGTTGATCCGGCTGTCCGCGGCGATCCGGCCGTCGAGCACGCGGGCGGTGATCTCCTCCGCGAGGTCACGCCGCAGCAGGTTCCTCGTCATCCGGACAGTATTGCATGCACTTCAGCCATACTGTATTCAGTTAGGCATGACGGACTTCGATGTAAACCGCGCTCGTGCCGAGACGCCGGGCTGCGCGGAAGTGGTCCACCTCAACAACGCCGGATCGTCGCTGCCGCCTTCGAGGGTGACCGACACCGTCGTCGGCTACCTGCGCGAAGAAGCCCTGATCGGCGGATACGAGCAAGCCGCGGCGACCGCGGAGCGGATGGACGGCGTCTACGCCTCGGCCGCGCGGCTCGTCGGCGCCGAACCCGGCGACATCGCACTGACCGACAACGCGACCCGGTCCTGGCAGGCGATCTTCTACGCGCTGCCGTTCGCGGCGGGAGACCGGATCCTGACCGCGAAGTCCGAGTACGCGAGCAACGTCATCTCCTTCTTGCAGATCGCGAAACGCACCGGCGCCGTCGTCGAAGTGGTCGAGAACGACGAGTCCGGGCAACTGAACGTCGAGGACCTGAAACGCCGCGTCGACGGCGACGTCAAGCTGATCGCCGTCTCCCACGTGCCGACCCAGGGCGGACTGGTGAACCCCGCCGAGGAGATCGGCGCGGTCGCGAGGGAGGCCGGGATCCCGTTCCTGCTGGACGCGTGCCAGAGCGCCGGCCAGATCGACCTCGACGTCGCGCGCCTGAACTGCGACGCGCTCAGCGTGACCGGCCGCAAGTACCTGCGCGGGCCGCGTGGCACCGGATTCCTCTACGCGCACCCGCGGCTGCGCGAGCGCGTGGAGCCCGCGATGCTCGACCTCCATTCGGCGTCGTGGACAGCACCGGAGAGCTACGAAGTCGATTCGACGGCGAAGATGTTCGAGGTCTGGGAACGCGATCACGCCGCCGTGCACGGCCTCGGCGCGGCGATCGACTACGCCCTCGAATGGGGCATGCCCGCCATCGAAGCCCGCGTCACCTCGCTCGCGGCGAAACTGCGCGACGCGCTCCGCGAGGTCTCCGGCGTCCAGGTGCACGACCAGGGGGCGCGGCAGTGCGGGATCGTCACGTTCAGCGTGGCGAAAACGCCCTCGCCGGAAGTGAAGCAGCGCCTGGCGGCGGCGAAGATCAACGTCAGTGTCGTGGAAGCGACGTCCGCCCAGTTCGACTTCGCCGCGCGCGGGCTGCCTTCGATGGTCCGTTCTTCGGTGCACTACTTCAACACCGAAGACGACATCGCCCTCCTCGCCAGCGAGGTCGGGAAGCTGGCTTAACGGCGGGAAAGCAGCGAATCGGACGGCGGGGCGTACGGCAGCCCCGTCGTCTTCGCGCGCTTGCCGATCACCAACGCCTCGCCCAGCAGGCTGACGCCGATCGACAGCGTCACCGGCCTCGCGTCGGAATGCGCCCCGGCCGTCGTGG
This window encodes:
- a CDS encoding aminotransferase class V-fold PLP-dependent enzyme, coding for MTDFDVNRARAETPGCAEVVHLNNAGSSLPPSRVTDTVVGYLREEALIGGYEQAAATAERMDGVYASAARLVGAEPGDIALTDNATRSWQAIFYALPFAAGDRILTAKSEYASNVISFLQIAKRTGAVVEVVENDESGQLNVEDLKRRVDGDVKLIAVSHVPTQGGLVNPAEEIGAVAREAGIPFLLDACQSAGQIDLDVARLNCDALSVTGRKYLRGPRGTGFLYAHPRLRERVEPAMLDLHSASWTAPESYEVDSTAKMFEVWERDHAAVHGLGAAIDYALEWGMPAIEARVTSLAAKLRDALREVSGVQVHDQGARQCGIVTFSVAKTPSPEVKQRLAAAKINVSVVEATSAQFDFAARGLPSMVRSSVHYFNTEDDIALLASEVGKLA